Proteins encoded together in one Lutra lutra chromosome 4, mLutLut1.2, whole genome shotgun sequence window:
- the CHCHD7 gene encoding coiled-coil-helix-coiled-coil-helix domain-containing protein 7 has protein sequence MPMVARRLRDPDINPCLSESDASTRCMDENNYDRERCSTYFLKYKNCRKFWNSIMVQRRQNGVTPSMPTAAERDEILGSMGKMPY, from the exons ATGCCCATGGTAGCACGGAGGCTGAGAGATCCTGACATAAACCCTTGCTTGTCG GAATCCGATGCTTCTACCCGATGTATGGATGAAAATAACTACGACAGGGAACGGTGCTCCACTTACTTCTTGAAGTATAAAAACTGCCGGAAATTCTGG AATTCTATCATGGTCCAGAGAAGACAGAATGGAGTGACACCATCTATGCCTACAGCAGCAGAAAGAGATGAGATCCTGGGGTCGATGGGAAAGATGCCTTACTGA